A genome region from Oceanidesulfovibrio indonesiensis includes the following:
- a CDS encoding chloride channel protein, with the protein MAKTKSPKGWRHARLSYIGLLFLAVLVGALAAGGAFIFRELIVLFQDLFWNTQGTNFLQSVSDAPWWLVLLIPTAAGLIVGPIITFFAPEVRGPGVPEVIRALSVGKGIMRRRVAALKALVTSLLIGAGASVGREGPIVQIGASVGSTVGRMFRLSPEAMPVLLASGAAAGIAATFNAPLTGALFAMEVILVEIEVAYLAHIIVASVTASALSRIFWGHFATFHLAGTTGLHNYWELLVYVPLGIAAGIVAIVFIRAVFRTDMLFERIPLPRWIKPAIGGLLLGCIGLAVPEIMGVGYDSVNLALAGDIAMGFAVVLLLAKIAATSICIGSGMSGGIMAPSLFLGAALGTAVCLGLNAIDPSLALYPQNYALAGMAAVLAGTTLAPITALFTAVEFSMSYGVVLPLMSACIASALTVRLLFGYSAYEMKLMRQGVNIVRGFDPDFLAELPVNEVMEKEFETIHQDDTFRAVLNKTAASRYPHYPVLDDDGRLVGMLSMSDLRPHITDWLLQPSTKRVKDMMTRDVVTVQRHETLNAALIKFEYTPVSCLPVLDPARPGRIVGVLKKDALLIALRERTTRQRTLSGMF; encoded by the coding sequence ATGGCGAAAACGAAGTCGCCGAAGGGATGGCGACACGCCCGGCTCAGCTATATTGGACTCTTATTCCTGGCCGTGCTCGTCGGTGCACTGGCTGCCGGCGGCGCATTCATTTTCAGGGAGCTCATCGTGCTGTTCCAGGATCTTTTCTGGAACACGCAGGGCACCAATTTTCTGCAAAGCGTCAGTGACGCGCCGTGGTGGCTGGTGCTGTTGATTCCCACTGCCGCCGGGCTGATAGTGGGGCCGATCATCACGTTTTTCGCGCCGGAGGTCCGCGGCCCGGGGGTTCCGGAAGTCATCCGCGCCCTCAGCGTGGGCAAGGGGATCATGCGGCGCCGGGTGGCGGCTCTCAAGGCCCTGGTCACGAGCCTGCTCATCGGCGCAGGCGCATCCGTGGGGCGGGAGGGCCCCATCGTGCAGATCGGCGCTTCCGTTGGGTCGACGGTAGGGCGGATGTTCAGGCTTTCTCCAGAGGCAATGCCCGTGCTGTTGGCATCGGGGGCGGCCGCCGGCATCGCCGCCACGTTCAATGCGCCGCTCACGGGTGCGTTGTTCGCAATGGAGGTCATTCTTGTAGAGATCGAGGTGGCCTACCTCGCGCACATCATCGTGGCTTCGGTCACGGCGTCGGCATTGTCGCGCATTTTCTGGGGCCACTTCGCCACGTTCCATCTTGCCGGCACCACGGGCCTGCACAACTATTGGGAACTGCTCGTCTACGTGCCGCTCGGCATTGCCGCGGGCATCGTGGCCATCGTGTTCATTCGCGCCGTATTCAGGACGGACATGCTGTTCGAACGCATCCCGCTGCCCCGCTGGATCAAGCCCGCCATCGGCGGTCTGCTGCTCGGTTGCATCGGCCTGGCCGTTCCTGAGATCATGGGCGTGGGGTACGATTCGGTGAACCTCGCCCTTGCCGGAGACATAGCCATGGGCTTCGCGGTCGTGCTCCTTCTGGCCAAGATTGCGGCTACATCCATATGCATCGGTTCCGGCATGAGCGGCGGCATCATGGCGCCGTCGTTGTTTTTGGGCGCGGCATTGGGCACAGCCGTATGTCTCGGGCTCAACGCCATCGACCCCTCCCTTGCCCTGTATCCGCAAAACTACGCCCTGGCCGGCATGGCCGCGGTGCTCGCCGGAACCACGCTCGCGCCCATCACCGCGCTGTTCACGGCCGTGGAGTTTTCCATGAGCTACGGCGTGGTGCTGCCGCTGATGTCCGCATGCATCGCAAGCGCGCTGACGGTGCGGCTGCTGTTCGGCTACTCGGCGTATGAAATGAAGCTTATGCGCCAGGGCGTGAATATCGTGCGTGGGTTCGATCCGGACTTTCTGGCCGAACTTCCAGTGAACGAGGTGATGGAGAAGGAATTCGAGACCATCCATCAGGACGACACGTTCCGCGCCGTGCTGAACAAGACTGCGGCGTCGCGGTATCCGCATTATCCCGTGCTGGATGACGACGGCCGCCTGGTTGGCATGCTTTCCATGAGCGATCTGCGGCCGCACATTACGGATTGGCTGTTGCAGCCCTCGACCAAACGCGTCAAGGACATGATGACTCGCGATGTGGTGACGGTGCAACGGCATGAGACGCTGAATGCGGCGCTGATCAAGTTCGAGTATACGCCTGTGTCGTGTCTGCCGGTGCTTGATCCCGCCCGGCCGGGACGCATCGTGGGCGTGCTCAAAAAGGATGCGCTGCTGATTGCCCTGCGCGAGCGGACCACCCGGCAGCGGACCTTGAGCGGTATGTTCTGA
- a CDS encoding DUF4198 domain-containing protein, with protein sequence MRFIRIAFAVLLVVLMAGTAFAHFGMVIPSEPVVTPEKRSVDVTLSFSHPFAGEGMELVKPKAFAVVHEGETQDLLGALEETTVMDHAAWKTGYEVQRPGVYTFYMEPEPYWEPAEDAHIIHYTKTIVPAFGGEDGWDEPAGLKTEIVPMLRPFGNYAGNAFVGKVLLDGKPLPNAEVEVELYNTEGFAMPTDYHETQVVVADEQGVFTFACPQPGWWGFAALNTADFTLPDPEGNEKPVEIGGVLWVYMHPYSK encoded by the coding sequence ATGCGTTTTATCCGTATCGCTTTCGCCGTTTTGCTCGTGGTCCTCATGGCTGGAACGGCGTTCGCCCATTTCGGCATGGTCATTCCCAGCGAACCCGTTGTGACGCCGGAGAAACGTTCCGTGGACGTGACCCTTTCGTTCTCCCACCCCTTCGCCGGGGAGGGCATGGAACTGGTCAAGCCCAAGGCCTTCGCCGTGGTGCATGAGGGCGAGACGCAGGATCTGCTCGGCGCGCTTGAGGAAACCACGGTCATGGACCATGCGGCCTGGAAGACCGGCTATGAGGTGCAGCGGCCCGGCGTGTATACATTCTACATGGAGCCGGAGCCGTATTGGGAGCCGGCTGAGGACGCGCATATCATCCACTACACCAAGACCATCGTGCCTGCCTTCGGCGGTGAGGATGGCTGGGACGAGCCCGCGGGCCTGAAGACCGAGATCGTTCCCATGCTGCGGCCTTTCGGGAATTACGCCGGCAATGCCTTTGTGGGTAAAGTGCTCCTGGATGGCAAGCCCCTTCCCAACGCCGAGGTGGAAGTGGAACTGTACAACACGGAAGGCTTCGCCATGCCCACGGACTACCATGAGACGCAGGTTGTCGTGGCGGATGAGCAGGGCGTGTTCACATTTGCCTGTCCGCAGCCCGGTTGGTGGGGCTTTGCCGCGCTGAACACGGCCGACTTCACACTGCCCGATCCGGAAGGCAACGAGAAGCCCGTGGAGATCGGCGGCGTGCTCTGGGTCTACATGCATCCGTACTCCAAATAA
- the cbiM gene encoding cobalt transporter CbiM, whose amino-acid sequence MHISEGVLSGPVLAAGWVLAAGGTWLGVKRLDHERIMTVAMLAAAFFVASLIHFPVGPTSVHLVLSGLLGIVLGWAAFPAILVGLLLQAVFFQFGGFTTLGITTFNLAAPAVLCHFVFRGMVLGGGKPRAVAAFLAGAVPIALSGLLVAASLALTDEGFLATAGTLFAVHLPVMGIEGVVTVFAVSFLAKVQPEILNLPQQPTVGV is encoded by the coding sequence ATGCACATATCCGAAGGCGTTCTTTCCGGGCCGGTGCTCGCCGCCGGCTGGGTCCTCGCCGCCGGGGGCACGTGGCTCGGCGTCAAGCGACTGGATCACGAACGCATCATGACCGTGGCCATGCTGGCCGCGGCTTTCTTCGTGGCGAGCCTGATCCATTTCCCGGTCGGCCCCACGAGCGTGCATCTCGTTCTGAGCGGTCTGCTCGGCATCGTCCTGGGCTGGGCCGCGTTCCCGGCCATTCTCGTGGGCCTGCTGCTGCAGGCTGTCTTTTTCCAGTTCGGCGGGTTCACCACCCTGGGCATCACTACGTTCAACCTCGCGGCGCCGGCTGTGCTTTGCCATTTCGTGTTCCGGGGCATGGTCCTGGGCGGCGGCAAACCACGCGCCGTGGCGGCGTTTCTTGCCGGGGCGGTGCCTATCGCGCTGTCCGGGCTGCTCGTGGCTGCGAGCCTCGCGCTGACGGACGAAGGCTTCCTGGCCACGGCCGGCACGCTCTTCGCGGTGCACCTGCCGGTCATGGGTATCGAAGGGGTGGTCACGGTATTCGCCGTATCGTTTCTGGCCAAGGTCCAGCCGGAAATATTGAACCTGCCCCAGCAACCCACAGTCGGGGTGTGA
- a CDS encoding OmpA family protein, translated as MRRALIPLFLLCFASFMILGCEPKPQVVIAPISPEIFQFPNGATLPANIPDRAGALGEIAVAAHSRHMAGGPNMAANRESVEIAMDMFYDLSQAQGAGEVTLFFDTGKSTLNPPERDKLEQFLSRIAAESYGRTVHLLIIGSASATGPRELNTKLSTRRVEATLPYVQRMLSGAPYATHPINAMGEMYSPRNVPYEVHKLYQYAQVIAAYGP; from the coding sequence ATGAGACGCGCCCTGATACCCCTGTTTCTACTTTGTTTCGCCAGTTTCATGATTCTGGGTTGCGAGCCCAAGCCCCAGGTCGTTATCGCACCCATCTCCCCGGAAATTTTTCAATTCCCCAACGGAGCCACCCTGCCGGCAAACATCCCGGACCGCGCCGGCGCCCTCGGCGAAATCGCCGTTGCCGCGCACAGCCGCCACATGGCCGGCGGGCCAAACATGGCCGCCAACCGCGAGAGCGTGGAAATAGCAATGGACATGTTCTACGACCTCTCCCAGGCCCAGGGTGCGGGCGAGGTGACATTGTTCTTCGATACGGGCAAGTCGACCCTGAACCCGCCGGAGCGCGATAAGCTCGAACAATTCCTGAGCCGCATCGCCGCGGAAAGTTATGGCCGCACCGTACATCTCCTGATCATCGGCAGCGCCTCGGCCACCGGCCCGCGGGAACTGAATACCAAACTCTCCACCCGCCGCGTCGAAGCCACCCTGCCCTACGTCCAGCGCATGCTCAGCGGCGCCCCTTACGCCACGCATCCCATCAATGCCATGGGCGAAATGTACAGCCCGCGCAACGTGCCCTACGAAGTCCACAAGCTGTACCAGTACGCGCAGGTTATCGCGGCATACGGTCCCTGA